One Malania oleifera isolate guangnan ecotype guangnan chromosome 10, ASM2987363v1, whole genome shotgun sequence genomic region harbors:
- the LOC131166980 gene encoding probable leucine-rich repeat receptor-like protein kinase IMK3, which translates to MFMENTIHFFSGCNVDPLQIFHFLTSNSNRRKEKWEGKKKSGSFGNDSFRISEFLLFLQLLVSVIRPVSGQAWDGVIVTQADFQALQAFKQGLIDPKGFLRGWNDSGYGACSGGWVGIKCAQGQVIVIQLPWKGLMGRISDKIGQLQALRKLSLHDNLIGGSIPLTLSLLPNLRGIQLFNNRLSGSIPPSLGSCPLLQTLDLSNNSLTGAIPGNLANSTKLYRLNLSFNSLSGSLPVSLTHSSSFIFLALQYNNLSGSVPDSWGGSGTAKDGSFQLQSLALDHNSFTGSIPASLSMLSKLEELSLSHNQITGAIPDELWRLSKLRTIDFSSNAINGSLPISMSNLSSLVVLNLESNQIGNQIPEDLDKLKKLSVLNLRRNQFNGRIPATIGNLSSLTQLDLSRNNFSGEIPSSLADILNLNSLNVSYNNLSGSVPIRLARKFNSSSFAGNLELCGYSDSSSCPSLAPSQATPGPAPAPSTEKTKSHRRHKLSTKDKVLIAAGALLLVLLLVCCLLLGCLIRKRVASKSKNGEAAGRAGGTGRAEKGTLPVGGDVESGEAGGKLVHFDGPMVFTADDLLCATAEIMGKSTYGTVYKATLEDGNQVAVKRLREKITKNQREFETEVSVLGKIRHPNLLALRAYYIGPKGEKLLVFDYMPKGSLATFLHARGPENHIDWPTRKNIARGITCGLFYLHTHENIIHGNLTSTNILLDEQTNAKIADFGLARLMTTAANSNVIATAAALGYRAPELSKLKKANTKTDVYSLGVIILELLTGKSPGEAMNGVDLPQWVASIVKEEWTNEVFDVELMKDAPAIVDDLLNTLKLALHCVDPSPSARPEVQQVLQLLEEFRPEMAASTSDDPPRAGAGVEAPSTSD; encoded by the exons ATGTTCATGGAGAATACAATTCACTTCTTCAGTGGATGTAACGTAGACCCTTTACAGATTTTTCACTTTCTGACAAGCAACTCGAATAGGAGGAAGGAGAAATGGGAGGGGAAGAAGAAGAGTGGCTCCTTTGGAAATGACTCATTTCGGATTTCTGAGTTTTTGTTGTTTCTTCAGTTGCTAGTTTCTGTGATTCGTCCGGTCTCAGGTCAGGCGTGGGATGGGGTTATTGTTACCCAAGCGGATTTTCAAGCACTGCAAGCCTTCAAACAAGGCTTAATCGATCCTAAAGGGTTCTTGCGAGGCTGGAACGACAGTGGCTATGGAGCCTGTTCTGGTGGTTGGGTTGGAATCAAGTGTGCTCAGGGGCAAGTTATTGTAATCCAGCTTCCATGGAAGGGATTGATGGGCCGAATCTCCGATAAGATTGGGCAGCTTCAAGCGCTCCGGAAGCTTAGCCTCCATGACAATCTCATTGGCGGTTCGATCCCACTAACACTGAGTCTTCTCCCTAACCTCAGAGGCATTCAGCTCTTCAACAATCGACTTTCGGGTTCCATCCCACCTTCACTTGGTTCATGTCCCCTGCTTCAGACTCTTGACCTCAGTAATAATTCGCTCACAGGAGCAATCCCGGGCAATCTCGCAAACTCTACTAAACTTTACAGGCTCAATCTGAGCTTCAATTCCTTGTCCGGTTCCCTCCCGGTTAGTCTTACTCACTCTTCTTCCTTCATCTTCCTTGCTCTCCAATACAATAACCTCTCAGGTTCTGTCCCAGACTCCTGGGGTGGCAGTGGAACAGCAAAAGATGGATCTTTTCAACTTCAGTCACTAGCCCTTGATCATAACTCCTTCACTGGAAGCATTCCTGCTTCTTTAAGCATGTTAAGCAAGCTTGAAGAGTTATCCCTGAGCCATAACCAGATCACAGGAGCCATACCAGACGAATTGTGGAGGCTTTCTAAGCTTAGAACAATTGATTTTTCAAGTAATGCAATCAACGGAAGCCTTCCAATCAGTATGTCTAATCTATCCTCTCTTGTTGTCCTGAATCTGGAGAGCAATCAAATAGGTAACCAAATCCCGGAAGACCTGGACAAACTGAAGAAGCTATCAGTTCTCAACTTAAGGAGAAACCAATTCAACGGCCGCATTCCCGCGACCATTGGGAACTTGTCCTCACTCACTCAACTCGATTTGTCTCGCAACAATTTCAGCGGAGAAATCCCATCTTCTCTTGCCGACATTCTAAATCTCAACTCCTTAAATGTTTCTTACAATAACCTCTCGGGTTCTGTCCCTATTCGTCTCGCCCGAAAATTCAATTCGAGTTCTTTCGCAGGGAATCTCGAGCTATGTGGGTATAGCGATTCTAGTTCATGTCCTTCTCTGGCTCCTTCTCAGGCTACACCGGGTCCAGCTCCAGCTCCATCTACAGAGAAAACAAAATCCCATCGGCGGCATAAGCTAAGTACCAAAGACAAAGTTCTCATTGCTGCTGGGGCCCTCCTGCTGGTTTTGCTTCTAGTATGCTGTCTTTTGCTTGGTTGCTTAATCAGGAAGAGGGTTGCATCAAAGTCCAAAAATGGGGAAGCTGCAGGAAGGGCTGGCGGCACTGGGAGGGCTGAGAAGGGGACTCTGCCCGTTGGAGGCGATGTTGAATCCGGCGAAGCTGGAGGCAAACTAGTCCATTTTGATGGGCCAATGGTTTTTACAGCAGATGATCTCTTGTGTGCAACAGCTGAAATTATGGGGAAGAGCACTTATGGGACTGTGTATAAGGCAACATTGGAGGATGGGAACCAAGTTGCAGTCAAGAGATTAAGAGAGAAGATCACCAAAAACCAGAGGGAATTTGAAACTGAAGTCAGCGTGCTTGGGAAAATCAGACACCCAAATCTTTTGGCCCTGAGAGCTTATTACATAGGACCCAAAGGAGAGAAGCTTCTTGTGTTTGATTACATGCCCAAAGGCAGCCTTGCAACTTTCCTCCATG CTAGGGGACCCGAAAACCACATTGATTGGCCGACTAGGAAGAACATTGCTCGAGGCATAACGTGCGGTCTCTTCTACCTCCACACCCATGAGAATATAATCCACGGGAACCTTACTTCGACCAATATCCTGCTTGATGAGCAAACCAATGCCAAAATTGCCGATTTCGGCCTTGCCCGGCTGAtgactactgcagccaattctaatGTAATTGCCACCGCAGCAGCACTAGGTTACCGCGCACCAGAGCTTTCAAAGCTCAAGAAAGCCAACACAAAGACTGATGTGTACAGTCTTGGGGTTATTATACTGGAGCTCCTAACTGGGAAATCTCCAGGGGAGGCCATGAATGGTGTGGATTTGCCTCAGTGGGTTGCATCCATTGTAAAAGAGGAATGGACAAATGAGGTTTTTGATGTAGAGTTGATGAAGGATGCACCTGCAATTGTTGATGATCTTCTAAACACTTTGAAATTGGCATTGCATTGTGTTGATCCATCGCCATCGGCACGACCGGAGGTCCAGCAGGTTCTTCAGCTGCTAGAAGAGTTTAGACCGGAGATGGCTGCCAGTACCAGTGATGACCCGCCCAGAGCCGGAGCCGGAGTTGAAGCCCCTTCAACGAGTGATTAA